From the Ilumatobacteraceae bacterium genome, the window CGAGCCGAGCGGTGTGAGCGCGAGCCTGGGCCGCCCCCAGAGCGAGTTCTCGCTCCACGATCACCAGCATGTTCGCCGCGACCCGGGCGTGGAAGCGGTTGGGCTCGATCTCGCCGTCGATCTGACTGCGACGGATCCACTCCCCCACGGCCTCCACCAGCTCGGCGGCGGTCGGACGATCGTGCGGGGCGCTCACCAGCGACCCTCCAGCGCCAGGAACAGATCGTGCTCGTTCTCGCAGACCCGCCGCCCGATCGCGGCCAGCTCGTGGCTGCGGGTCGAGCCGGACAGGTGCCGTTGCGCCTGGGTGATGCACATCACACCCCAGCGCAGGATGCCGAACACCTCCCACCACCGGAGGTCATCGAGGGTGAACGACGTGCCGGCCTCGGCGTTGTAGGCGTCGAGCAGCTGTTCACGGGTACCGACACCGGCCGCCGGGAGCGGCGACCCGAAGCGCCACGCCGGCACACAGGCCCAGCCGAGGTCCTGGAGCGGGCTGCCGATGTGGGCGAGCTCCCAGTCGATCACCGCTGCGAGCCCGTCGTGGTCGACGATGACGTTCCCGAGCCGGAGGTCGCCGTGGACGATGCACTCACGGTCGCCGGAGGGACGTCGCTCCTCGAGCCAACGCAGCGCCAACTCGAACGTCGGGTGCGGCTCGCCGTGCTCGTCGAGCTGTTCCCGGTACAGGGCGAACTCGTCGACCCGTTCCAGCTCCGGCGTCTCGGCCACGTCGATCCGGTGCAGGCGCGCCATGGTGCGACCGACCTGCTCCGTCAGCCGGCTGCGTGCATTCGCGTACTCGTCGTCGCGCAGCAGTCGTCGGGCGATCGTCTCGCCGCCGACGAAATCGGTGACGAGCGTGACCACCCCGTCGGTCGCCTCGACGCACGCGAGTACTCGGGGCGCCGCGACCCCGCCGCGTTCGGCCGCGCGGAGCACCTCGGCCTCGACCCGCATGTCGCGCTCGGATTCGGGCTGCTGCCGCTGTGCGATCACGGTTCGGCCGTCGACGACGGCCCGCCACGTCTGCCGGGACGCTCCGCCGGTCAGACGAGCGACATCGGCGACGTCGTCGGTGCCGAGTGCGGCCGCGAGCGTGTCGCGGACGATCTCGCGGTCCGACGGCTCCATGCCGACAGATTCGCGTGTCAGCAGCCGGCGCCTCGAACCGAGGGGTACGGGTTGACGGGTACGCCACCGCCGGGTCGGATCTCGAAGTGCAGGTGCGGTGTGCCCGTCGCGTTGCCGGTGTCGCCGATGTAGCCGATCACCTGGCCCTGTTCGACCCGGCCCGGGAGGCCCTCGTAGCCGACGAGGTGGGCGTAGTAGTAACGGTTGCCGTTGTCGCCGCGCAGCGAGATCGTGATCCCACCGAGCCTGTTGCTGCGATGGTCGACGAAGCCCGACACCACGGCCTGCAGCGGGGTGCCGGTCGGGGCGAGCATGTCGACGCCCTGATGACGACGGCCGCCGCTGCGGGGTGCACCCCACGTGTTGCCGTAGGCCGACCCACCCAGGACGGGACAGATGATCGCGTCGATGTAGCCGTCACCGGCCGCTCGTGGATTGGTGCCGGCACCGCCACCGCCGGTGCGGCCACCGGCTTCGCCGCCGCTCGCACCGAGGTTGCCGGCCGTCGTGCCGTCGGAGGTCGCGGCCGAGAACACCGCAGCAGCGGCGCCGGAGGCGGGCGATGCGCCGCGGGCCGCCTCGGCCTGGCGGCGCTGCAACTCCTCGAGTTGACGCTGCTCGTCGCGGGCCTGCGCCGCCAGCGCGATCGCGACCGCCTCGATCTCCAGGCGCTGGGACTCGATCTCGCGAAGCCGGACCACCTCGGCCTCGGCGTCGGCCTGCAGCTGCTTCAGTTCGATCTGCTGTGCGATGACCGCTGCCTGGGAGTCTTCGAGCTGCGCCTGCTTCTCGTCGAGTGCGTCACGGGCCGCGTCGTAGTCGTCGAGCGTGGTGGCTCCGGACTCGGCGACCACCGTGGCGAGCACGTCGCCGTGCAACTGTTCGGTCGGCTGACGGAGATCGGTGAGGATCGGGATGCCCGACGCGCCGCTCGACACGAACCGGTTGACGGCAACGAGTTCGACCGCACGACGGAGTTCTTCGACCAACTCACCCAGGTCTTCCAGTTCGAGCACGAGTCGTTCCTGGTCGAGTTGCAGCAACTGAAGTCGTGTCTCGGCGGCGAAGAAGTCTTCGGCGGCCTGGTTCGCCCGGTCGCGGGCTTCGGAGATCTCACGAGCCGCCTGTTCGGCCGCGTCGTCGTCGGTCTGCGCGATCGCAGGCGCGGCTCCACCGATGAGGAGCAGGGCGCTCAGCGTGAGCGCGAGGCATCGGCGGGCGGCCGGGTTCATCGCGGGGCAGCGTATCTCGCATTGCAGTTCCGTTACGGGCATGCCGCGGCGCAGCCGGTCCGCTACACAGCACGTATGTCCATCGGCCGACCGGCACTCGAACTGAACGACATCGTGTTCGAGCGCTCGGGTCGACGGATCCTCGACGACGTCACCCTCCACGTCCGCAGCGACGAGCGCTGGCTGGTCCTGGGTGCGAACGGGAGCGGCAAGACCTCGCTGCTGCGGATCGCGGCGATGTACGAGCACCCGTCGGCGGGCGACGTCAGCGTGCTCGGCGAAACGCTCGGACGCACCGATGTGCGACAGCTCCGGCGTCGGATCGGTTACGCGTCCGCCGCCCTGGCGACCCAGTTCCGTCAGCAGTTGACGGCGCTCGACGTGGTGATGACGGCGAAGCACGCAGCGCTCGAACCGTGGTGGCATCGGTACGACGACGCCGATCGGGCCCAGGCCCACTCCTGTCTCGACCGGATGCAGGTCGGTTCGTTCGCCGACCGGGCGCTGGCGACACTGTCGTCGGGCGAGCAACAGCGGGTGCTGCTCGCCCGCACGTTGATGAACGATCCCGAGGTGATCCTGCTCGACGAGCCGTCGGCACGGCTCGATCTCGGCGGTCGGGAGCAGTTGGTGCACGCGCTCGCCGACCTCGCCGCCGATGGGCCACCATTCGTGATGGTGACCCATCACGTCGACGAGGTCCCCGCCGGCGTGACGCATGCCCTGCTGCTCCGCGATGGTCACGTGGTCGCGCAGGGCGAACTCGACGACGCCTTGACCGCGTCGACCCTGAGCGACTGCTTCGGCATGGATCTGGCGCTCGAACGCCGGGCCGACGGCCGGCTCAGTGCGTGGGCTCGCCGCTGACCAGCGCGGTCAACCCCGCCCTGCCCCGACGGATCTCCTCGTCGAGGACCCGGTCGAGCAGCCCGCCGGTCCAGAGTGCGCCGTCGTAGGCCAGGTGCATCGTCACGATCGAGGCGCTGTCGGCGGTCTCTTCGATGTCGACGCTCAGCGCCCAGCGGGCGTGCTGGCGACCGTCGATCTCCGCCCGCTCGAATTCGACGTGGCGGTCGGGCTCGTGTGCACGACGGACCATCCGGAGCTGCTTCGAACGGGCGAACGGCCCGACCTGGGCACGGAGTTCGACCGTCCATGCGGGGCCCTGGTCCGGCTCGGCATCGTGCGTCGGTTCGGCCTCGTGCACGAGGCGGAGCCACGGCGGGTACCGGTCGAGCGTCGCGACGTGGGGGAACACCTCGGCCGGGGGCGCCGGGACGAGGACCGACTCGGTGGTTCGGAAGCTCACGGATCAGCCACGCGGGCGGTCGGTACCGCGGAACGCACGAGCGAGCAGCGGGCTGGACACTTCGAGCAGACCGTCGAGGTCGTTGTCCTGGTCGAACGACGGACGCCACGGGCCACCGCCTGCGGACGCTTCGTCCGGTGTCGAATCCGGCGACTCCCTAGGCGCGGCGGTCTCGGGCGGGGGTTCCGCCTCGGCGACCGGTGACGGTTCGCCGGCGTCGGTCGGCAGCGTCGGCCGCTCGATCTCGCCGGTGCCGTCGATGATCAACTGCTCGACCGGTTCGGGCCGACGCGCTCGTTTCGGACGGGCCGGCC encodes:
- a CDS encoding DUF6285 domain-containing protein; protein product: MSAPHDRPTAAELVEAVGEWIRRSQIDGEIEPNRFHARVAANMLVIVERELALGAAQARAHTARLEQLGVADDAELAAAIRSGELDHRADEVRELVWASVRDKLAVANPKYLDRPDT
- a CDS encoding phosphotransferase family protein, coding for MEPSDREIVRDTLAAALGTDDVADVARLTGGASRQTWRAVVDGRTVIAQRQQPESERDMRVEAEVLRAAERGGVAAPRVLACVEATDGVVTLVTDFVGGETIARRLLRDDEYANARSRLTEQVGRTMARLHRIDVAETPELERVDEFALYREQLDEHGEPHPTFELALRWLEERRPSGDRECIVHGDLRLGNVIVDHDGLAAVIDWELAHIGSPLQDLGWACVPAWRFGSPLPAAGVGTREQLLDAYNAEAGTSFTLDDLRWWEVFGILRWGVMCITQAQRHLSGSTRSHELAAIGRRVCENEHDLFLALEGRW
- a CDS encoding peptidoglycan DD-metalloendopeptidase family protein → MNPAARRCLALTLSALLLIGGAAPAIAQTDDDAAEQAAREISEARDRANQAAEDFFAAETRLQLLQLDQERLVLELEDLGELVEELRRAVELVAVNRFVSSGASGIPILTDLRQPTEQLHGDVLATVVAESGATTLDDYDAARDALDEKQAQLEDSQAAVIAQQIELKQLQADAEAEVVRLREIESQRLEIEAVAIALAAQARDEQRQLEELQRRQAEAARGASPASGAAAAVFSAATSDGTTAGNLGASGGEAGGRTGGGGAGTNPRAAGDGYIDAIICPVLGGSAYGNTWGAPRSGGRRHQGVDMLAPTGTPLQAVVSGFVDHRSNRLGGITISLRGDNGNRYYYAHLVGYEGLPGRVEQGQVIGYIGDTGNATGTPHLHFEIRPGGGVPVNPYPSVRGAGC
- a CDS encoding ABC transporter ATP-binding protein encodes the protein MSIGRPALELNDIVFERSGRRILDDVTLHVRSDERWLVLGANGSGKTSLLRIAAMYEHPSAGDVSVLGETLGRTDVRQLRRRIGYASAALATQFRQQLTALDVVMTAKHAALEPWWHRYDDADRAQAHSCLDRMQVGSFADRALATLSSGEQQRVLLARTLMNDPEVILLDEPSARLDLGGREQLVHALADLAADGPPFVMVTHHVDEVPAGVTHALLLRDGHVVAQGELDDALTASTLSDCFGMDLALERRADGRLSAWARR
- a CDS encoding SRPBCC family protein, with translation MSFRTTESVLVPAPPAEVFPHVATLDRYPPWLRLVHEAEPTHDAEPDQGPAWTVELRAQVGPFARSKQLRMVRRAHEPDRHVEFERAEIDGRQHARWALSVDIEETADSASIVTMHLAYDGALWTGGLLDRVLDEEIRRGRAGLTALVSGEPTH
- a CDS encoding DUF3499 family protein, whose amino-acid sequence is MSKLCERPGCSEVGAAEYGMVPEDLLFWIAPMAGTPHDDQNVLCLRHADAMSVPRGWTLDDRREEVPRLFMPRSARTTAPPARVVRPARPARPKRARRPEPVEQLIIDGTGEIERPTLPTDAGEPSPVAEAEPPPETAAPRESPDSTPDEASAGGGPWRPSFDQDNDLDGLLEVSSPLLARAFRGTDRPRG